Proteins from one Clostridiales bacterium genomic window:
- a CDS encoding CDP-alcohol phosphatidyltransferase family protein yields the protein MNIPNILTIIRLILVPVFLLIFFSNIPNAMLISFIVFAAAGLTDILDGYIARKFNLITKWGSILDPLADKLMSIAVLISLTVKHIIPFWVVTIIGLKEFFMILGAIILYKMGTFVSAKLYGKIATVLFYISVIFLEIDRTTGLLLLYLTVAAALFALGKYVENYKNVKHSKL from the coding sequence ATGAATATACCAAATATTTTAACTATTATAAGGCTTATACTTGTTCCCGTTTTTTTATTAATTTTCTTCTCTAATATACCGAATGCAATGCTCATTTCATTTATTGTTTTTGCTGCTGCCGGTTTAACGGATATATTGGATGGATATATTGCGAGAAAATTCAACTTGATAACAAAATGGGGTTCTATTCTCGACCCTTTAGCTGATAAACTTATGTCTATAGCGGTTTTAATAAGCCTTACGGTAAAACATATTATACCGTTTTGGGTTGTAACAATAATAGGTTTGAAAGAATTCTTTATGATCCTTGGAGCCATAATTTTATATAAAATGGGAACTTTTGTATCTGCAAAACTATATGGAAAAATTGCAACGGTTCTTTTTTATATATCGGTTATATTCCTGGAAATCGACAGGACCACAGGTCTTCTGCTTTTATATCTAACAGTTGCCGCTGCGCTGTTTGCCCTCGGCAAATATGTTGAGAACTATAAAAATGTAAAACATTCAAAATTGTAA